A segment of the Odoribacter splanchnicus DSM 20712 genome:
TGTCAGTTTTCTTGCTTTCAGAACGCGTAATAGTAACGCATCAACATTTTGTTGACAGATACCTCTTGTATCTGTTTTACAAAGGAAAAGAAAAAATTGAAGATAAACAAGTGAATAATGATTTTTTATTAAAATTAAAAAATGTAAGTTTATTCGTCGTTACTAATTCGTCTTCGGTGACCGGTTTGCCGGGACTCACTTTGTTCCTGTTGAGAGAACCTGAAGTTCGGGGTACAACTTTTAAAACCTAAATAGAATTAGTGCGTAAGGTACTTAAAATTACTTCTTGCTTGTTTAAGGTTTATAAACCTTTTTTATTATCTTTGTTGAAAAAGAGAACCTTATGTCTATGCTAAAATTAGAATCTTTTTTCTTCTTTTCTTTCTTCCTGTTTCTTGCCGGGTGCGGAAATCAGAGTAAACCGGTTTCGGTTGAACAGGAAATAATAACTCCCTTGAGTGCAGGAAATGCGGTGAACGACCTGTTGCCGTATATCGATTCGGTTGAAGTTGTTCCTTTGGAGACTACCGGGAAAGCGTTGATCGGACTGGTGGGAAAAATACTGCTTTTGCCTAACGGAAATGTCCTGATTAAAAGTACTGCCAGCATGTTCATGTTCAGTCCTGAAGGAAAGTTTTTATTTCAAATCGGAAAGAATGGCCGTGGCCCCGAAGAATACCTTACTATCGATGATGTATGCCTCAGCCAGGATGCCCGGGAATTATGGATTTTGGGAGGATGTGAGATCGTGAAATATAGTACGGAGACCGGACGGTTTATCCGGAAAACGACACTGGAGCTTCCAGAGATATGTAATGGCTTCGATGCGATAGCGAGTGGACCCGGTCATTCGGCTTTTTTGTATTATTGCCCGCAAATGGACGAGAATAATTTTTCGGAAGATTTCTATTGTTTGTATCGTTATGACGAACAGGGGCGAATCCTGCAAAAATTTCTGCCTCGTAAAGACTATGGCCTGAATATAGCTCTGATAACCCAGACTAGCGATAATCGATATATTCTCCGGCCTCAGGATAGTGATAATATCTGTTATTATCTTTCGGATAGTTTGCCGGTACCCCGGGTGAAAATCGATTTTGGGAAAGAGACGATAAAAAACCGGTATTCATCGGATCTGCAAACTTATCTCCGTTCTGATTATTATAAAATGCCGGTCTATATTTACGATACCCGGGATTACTTCTATTTCTCGTATTGCGGACCTGAGGCAACCGATTGTTATTGTATCCACTCTTTTAAAAATAGCAAAACGATTACCTGGGAGAGAAAAGGAGATGATGCCGACGGGATGTTCATGATTGGGGGGGCCGATAAAGACTTTTTTTATGGTATCTATAACGATTACCGGGACTGGGATGAAATCTTACTGAATCGGCAGGATCTTTTAAAAAGAGCTATTATTCAGAAAACCCATCTCCGGATCCCGGAAGATAGCAACCCTCTGTTGGTAAAAGTAAAGTTTAAGTTTTAAGAGACTTTACCTTACTTTCCATTCCAATATTCCGGCTGATTTGCCTTCCTGTAACTGGGCGGTTAATCTCAGAGCTTTGGTTCTGACGGGCTGGAAGTGGACTGTACAATATTTATCTTTAGCGATTTCGTAAGGATCGGTATTTTTTACCGGCAGCCATTTCTCGCCGGCTTTGTATTCGAGACGCCAGGAGACCGGGAGTTGGAAATCGATATCGTAATGTCCTAATTCCAACCAATATACGGATGCTTCGGTGAGAGTCATCGGTTGGTCCCATTCGTATTGAGCCCATTCTTCTGTGCCAAAGCATTGCCACCAATTGTGAAACTGCATCGATTTATCCGCCGAATTGCGGGGTTCGAACCGGTCGTTCAAACCGTATCCTCCGTAAGGGATCGAAACAGAAGCCTGTGCTTGTGAAGCCAGGGTTTCTGTGCGGCGTGGAATGCTGGCCTCGCGGGTATAAGGGATCCATACATTCATTTCGTTGGCTCCGCGGTTGTCCCAGGCATAATAAGGAATGGCCGTCACGGAGGTTGGCAGAGTCGTATGGCCGTCGGAAAGTAAATGATATCCCTGGCCTTTTAAGGTCATGACACCGTGAAGCAGATCGGGCTTAAACTCCGGACTGAACGGAGTATCTTCCTCTGTAAACAGATCCAAAGCGTAACCGTCATGATCGCTGGCTTCGACACAATATACTATCGGACCGTATATTAGAGCATATTTGTTACGATCGTCGATAACTTGTGGGTCGGCGATCACTTTTCTGACTTGCATCGGTAAATTCAGGACGATTTGATCGTTACCCTTCCAGTCGCCTCGGAGAAGGGCATAACCGTTCCGGACTTCCGGTTTTACCGTTTTTCCGTTC
Coding sequences within it:
- a CDS encoding 6-bladed beta-propeller; translated protein: MLKLESFFFFSFFLFLAGCGNQSKPVSVEQEIITPLSAGNAVNDLLPYIDSVEVVPLETTGKALIGLVGKILLLPNGNVLIKSTASMFMFSPEGKFLFQIGKNGRGPEEYLTIDDVCLSQDARELWILGGCEIVKYSTETGRFIRKTTLELPEICNGFDAIASGPGHSAFLYYCPQMDENNFSEDFYCLYRYDEQGRILQKFLPRKDYGLNIALITQTSDNRYILRPQDSDNICYYLSDSLPVPRVKIDFGKETIKNRYSSDLQTYLRSDYYKMPVYIYDTRDYFYFSYCGPEATDCYCIHSFKNSKTITWERKGDDADGMFMIGGADKDFFYGIYNDYRDWDEILLNRQDLLKRAIIQKTHLRIPEDSNPLLVKVKFKF